Proteins from a genomic interval of Chelonoidis abingdonii isolate Lonesome George chromosome 7, CheloAbing_2.0, whole genome shotgun sequence:
- the GPR52 gene encoding G-protein coupled receptor 52 produces MNHSRWTDWRTLNMSSSIVNVSEHLSCPLGFGHYNAVDICILETIVIVLLTFLIIAGNLTVIFVFHCAPLLHHYTTSYFIQTMAYADLFVGVSCLVPTLSLLHYSTGVYESLTCQVFGYIISVLKSVSMACLACISVDRYLAITKPLSYNQLVTPCRLRICIILIWIYSCLIFLPSFFGWGKPGYHGDIFEWCAISWLTNAYFTGFIVCLLYAPAALVICFTYFHIFKICRQHTKEINDRRARFPSHEVDAAGETGHSPDRRYAMVLFRITSVFYMLWLPYIIYFLLESSRVLDNPALSFLTTWLAISNSFCNCVIYSLSNSVFRLGLRRLSETICSSCMCLKDKDVRDPKPRKRANSCSI; encoded by the coding sequence ATGAACCACTCCAGATGGACTGACTGGAGGACTCTGAACATGAGCAGTAGCATTGTGAATGTGTCTGAGCATCTCTCTTGTCCGCTAGGATTTGGCCACTACAATGCAGTCGACATCTGCATCCTTGAGACAATCGTTATTGTTTTGCTAACATTTTTAATTATTGCTGGTAATTTAACTGTAATATTTGTGTTTCACTGTGCTCCACTTTTACATCATTATACCACCAGCTATTTTATTCAGACCATGGCCTATGCTGATCTTTTTGTTGGAGTTAGCTGCCTGGTTCCTACATTATCATTGCTTCACTACTCTACAGGTGTCTATGAGTCCTTGACTTGTCAGGTTTTTGGATATATCATCTCTGTGCTGAAGAGTGTCTCCATGGCTTGTCTTGCTTGCATCAGTGTTGACCGCTATCTTGCTATTACAAAACCTCTCTCCTATAATCAACTGGTCACACCTTGTCGCTTGAGAATCTGTATCATTTTGATCTGGATATACTCTTGTCTGATCTTCTTACCTTCCTTTTTTGGTTGGGGAAAACCTGGTTACCATGGTGATATTTTTGAATGGTGTGCTATCTCCTGGCTCACCAATGCTTATTTTACTGGCTTTATTGTGTGCTTACTCTATGCTCCAGCTGCTTTGGTAATCTGCTTCACATATTTCCACATCTTCAAAATTTGCCGGCAGCACACCAAAGAGATAAATGACCGGAGAGCTCGTTTTCCTAGCCACGAAGTGGATGCTGCTGGAGAGACTGGGCACAGCCCTGACCGCCGCTATGCCATGGTTTTATTTCGGATAACCAGTGTGTTTTATATGCTTTGGCTCCCCTATATCATATACTTTCTACTGGAGAGCTCTAGGGTGCTGGATAATCCAGCACTTTCCTTCTTAACAACATGGCTTGCTATAAGCAATAGTTTCTGCAACTGTGTGATATATAGCCTCTCAAACAGTGTTTTCAGGCTGGGACTCCGGAGACTGTCAGAGACAATATGTTCATCTTGTATGTGTTTAAAAGACAAGGATGTACGGGACCCCAAACCTAGAAAACGGGCTAATTCCTGCTCCATTTAA